The Halorhabdus rudnickae DNA segment GAGAAGACCCACAAGATCGACGACCACATCGCCATCGCGTCGGCCGGCCATGTGGCCGACGCACGCAAACTCATCGACTTCGCCCGCCGGCGCTCGCAGGTCAATCGCCTGCGCTATGACGAGCCGATGGGCGTCGAGTCACTGACGAAAGCAATCACAGACACGATCCAAGAGTTCACCCAGACCGGTGGCGCGCGGCCCTTTGGCGTCGCGCTGATCGTCGGCGGGATGGAAGACGGCGAGCCGCGACTCTTCGAGACCGACCCCTCGGGTACCCCCTACGAGTGGTCGGCACTTGCAGTCGGCGGCGGCCGCGAAGAGATTCAGGAATATTTCGAAGACAACTACGAGGACGGTATGACGCTCGAACAGGGCGTCGGCCTCGCCCTGGAGGGACTTGCCGAGCCCAACGACGACGGGCTCGATCCCGACGGCGTCGACCTCCAGACGGTCGACGAGGAGGGTGTCCTCGGCGTGAGCCAGGACGTGATCGAGGAGCACCTCGAAGAGCGCGACCTGCTCGGAGGTGACGACGAATGAACCCCAATCTGAACTTGAGCCCCCACGACAGCGGACGACCCGATCCCTACGCGCCCGAACTCGGCTCGATCGCGACCGACGAAGGCGACGCGGAGAACGTGACCAAGACCGGCACGACGACCGTGGGCCTCGCAACCGAGGACGGTGTCGTGATCGCGACCGACCGTCGGGCGAGTCTCGGCGGCCGGTTCGTCTCGAACAAGAACGTCGTCAAGGTCGAGCAGATCCACCCGACGGCAGCCATGACGCTGGTCGGCAGCGTCGGCGGCGCCCAGTCGTTCATCCGGACGCTGCGTTCGGAGGCCAGCCTCTATGAGACGCGTCACGGCGATCCGATGAGCATCGACGCGCTGGCGACGCTGGCGGGTAACTTCGCCCGCGGTGGGCCGTTCTTTGCGATCCACCCGATTCTGGGTGGCGTCGACGACGAGGGCAGTCAGGTCTACACGATCGACCCAGCCGGCGGCGTCATGGCGGACGATTACGCCGTCACCGGCAGCGGGATGCAACTCGCCTACGGGACCCTCGAGGGCGAGTACGATACCGAGATGTCGATCGCGGACGCACGCGATCTCGCGGCGAAAGCGGTCCAGGCCGCAAGCGAGCGCGACACTGGCTCCGGCAACGGGCTCGTGATCGCCGAGATCACCGACGAGGGCGTCGAGATCGAGGAGTTCGACGACCTCGACGACGCGATCTAAGCGGATCGAGCCGCCGTTAGATCCCCTTATCAGACCGCTGGCGGGAGACCAGCACGCTCTTTTCCGGGGACACTGTATGACGTTCGAACCCTCGACATGCGCCAGGCACACCCCATCGAACGGGCAGTCGGGATGGAGTACTACGTCAGCGATAGCGACGGCGTCGGCGGCCACCTCCGCCGCGAGCCCGCAGCCTTCGGCGTCAGGGAGCGAGAGGCCTTCGACGTCGAGCCGATCGATGCCGAACCCGGCGCGTACCCGCATGTCGTCTTCCGGACGACGCTGTCGGGCTGGGACACAAACGACTTCGCGAGTGTCCTCTCGGATCACCTGGGGATGAGCCGCGAACGCGTCTCCTGGGCCGGGACAAAGGATAAGCACGCCCGAACGACCCAGCTGTTCTCCGTCGCGAAGGTCGACCCCGCTAATCTCGAAGCAATCGACCTCTCTGATGTCGAGATCGAGATCCTCGGTCGGAGCGGCCGGCCGATCCTCTTCGGAGATCTGGCAGGGAACGAATTTGAGATCCGCATCAGCGAACCGGACGATCCGGAACAGGTCGATGCCATCCTGGACGAACTCGCTGCGTTCGGCGGCGATGGCGACGAACATAGCACCGAGGCCAACGATGGATCGATCCGGATCGGCGTTCCCAACTACTTCGGCCAGCAGCGCTTTGGCAGCGAGCGCCCGGTCACCCACGAGGTCGGCCTCGCCATCGCGCGTGGCGACTGGAAAGGCGCCGTCCTCGCCTACGTCGGCAATCCACACGAGCGCGAGCGCGAGGATACTCGTGAAGCGAGAGCGTTCGTTGCGGAAACTGAAGACTGGGCGGGCGCACTCGATCGGCTCCCGAATCGCCTTGGCTACGAGCGATCGATGTGCCATCGACTTGCCGAAAACGGCGCCGAGGAACCCGAAGACTTCCGGGCGGCACTGGAAACCGTCCCGACGAATCTGCAGCGGCTGTTCGTCAACGCCGCCCAATCCTACGCTTTCAACCGGATCCTCTCGGCACGCTTAGATCGGGAGCTGCCATTCGACGAGCCGGTTGCTGGCGACGTGGTCTGTTTCGCCGACAGCGACGCCCCCGACGGGCTTGCACTGCCGGACACCGACCGGACCCAGCGCGTGACCGCCGAGAACGTCGGGACGATCCGTCGTCACTGCGAACGCGGGCGGGCGTTCGTCACGGCACCGCTGCTCGGGACCAAAACCGAACTGGCGGATGGCGAACCGGGTGAGATCGAACGGGCAGTCTTCGACGAGTTGGGAATCAATCCTGCGGACTTCGATTTGCCGGGCGAGTTCCACTCGAAGGGGACGCGACGGGCGATCTTGCTCCGGACTGACGTCTCCGTCGAGCACGATCCACTGACACTCTCGTTTGCGCTCCCGAAAGGGTCGTACGCGACGGTCGTCCTCCGAGAGATCACGAAGGCAGATCCCGCGGACCTCTAAGAGGACTCGTTTCGCCAGGTGGATTTCCAAGTATTGAGACCGTGGTCTGTGCGTAAGGCCTGTTCCTCTATGTCTCCTCAAGACGATTCGTATTGGAGCGAAACGGTCTTAGACGAATCAGTTGAACACAAGAATATGGAAGAGCCACCCAGCGACCTCGAAACCATCCGGAGCCGGCTCAACGTACCCAGGAGACACGATTCTCGCTACTGCAGGGCATCTTGGGCCATCCTGACGGATTGCCGACGCTGAAGGAACTCGACTACGTCAACCCGAGCAAGAGTCGGACGACGATCCGCCAGCACCTCGAAGCACTCGTCGACGCCGGGATCGTCGAAGAAGTGTTCTTGGGCGAGGATCGGCGGCGCAACGACCGCCCCTACAAGTTCTACGGACTCAGCGAGGACGGTCGGGCGTTCTTAGAGGAGCACAAACTGCTTCGGGGCGAAGACACGCTGGGGGAGATCTACGATCGCGTGGAGAAGACCGACGAAATCGAACGCTACGAGGGCGCGCCGCGACCCGAACGATGACGTGAACGGCCTCGGAGGTGGTCCATGCCGTCGGGTGCACTGAGACCGGAAAGAGTGGTTCGACAAGCCGCCACCGGGGCCGTGGCTCTCCACCGTGTTCGGTCCCTGTTCAGGTCACGATCAGTTGGACAACGACACCCAGGGCGAAGATCGCCGCGCCGGCCAGCAGTGCGTACGTTTGTAGTCCGTATTCAGTGACGATCGGATTGATCTCGTAGCGAACGAGTCCATAGAGACTGCTCACCAGGAGGACGATTCCGCCGACCAGCACCATCGCGCCACCGAGAGTGGACTCACCGACGCTTACGGCACCCCACACCGCCAGGAGGACGCCGAGGCAGAGATACGCCAGCGATACTGCTCGAGACGGGTGGAGCATTCTCAAAGGATCTATCGGCAAGTTAGTGAATCCTCGGATCAGATGGACGTATCGGTTGTCGAGCAGAGAGACCGAAGACAGGTATCGCTGGACAAGAATTTAGGCGACCGGCGTCGGAAACTGACATATGCCGGACGAACAGGCCGAGACCGCAGGCCCGATTGACGCCTTCCGATCGTTTTTCGCGCTCCGACGGGACGTCCTCGTGCTCTCGCTTGCGATGTTCGCGTTCAGCCTGGGCTTTCAGATGACCAGCCGCTACCTCCCCGAGTACATGACTGCACTGGGCGCTTCGGGGTTCGTCGTCGGCCTCTATGGTACGTTCGGGAATATCATCTCGGCGGTGTTCCCGTATCCCGGTGGCGCTATCTCCGATCGGATCGGATCGCGGTACGCACTGACGCTGTTTGGCTTTCTCTCGACGCTTGGCTTTGCCATCTGGCTGGTCGCCGGGCAGTTCGATGCGTTCACCATCGCCGGCGTCACGATCGAACCCTGGGTGTGGATCTTCGTCGGTCTGCTGCTGGCCCAGGCCTGGAAGTCCTTCGGCCTGGGGGCGACGTTTGCGGTCGTCAAGCAAGCGACCGAGCCCTCACGACTGGCGGCCGGGTTCGCAAGCACGGAGACCTTCCGCCGGGTGGCCTTTCTCGTCGGGCCGGTGCTCGCGGCCGTTCTGATCGGACTCCACCCCGAGTTCACGGTGAGTTTCCAGTACGTCCTCGCGGTGGCGGTCGTCTTCGGCGCGGTCGGAACACTCGTCCAGCACGTCCTTTACGACGCGAGCGAGGACACGGTCGGCGATTCTTTCGCCGGGATCGAACAGATCCGGGCGGACTTACGAGAGATGCCGGCGGCACTCCGGCCGCTGTTGGTCGGCGACACGCTGGTCCGCTTTGCCAACGGCATGGTCTATGTCTTCTTCGTGCTCGTGGTCACACGTTTGTCCGAAGTGGGTCTAGAGACGACGCTATCTGTGGGCGGATTCTCCTATGCGGTCGATCTCTCTCCAGCGGCCTTTTTCGGCATCCTGCTGGGCGTCGAGATGCTGGTCGCGCTGCTCGTGATGGCCCCGGCAGCGAAGGCTGCCGAGTACGTCGGCCTCAAGCCCGTCGTCGCGCTCGGTTTTGCGGTGTATGCGATCTTTCCGGTCGTCCTCATCAACGCGCCGGCGACCGCGACGGCGATGGTCGCCGTCTTCGCCTTTTCGGGGCTCCGATTCGCCGGCTTGCCCTCCCACAAAGCGCTGATCGTCGGCCCGGCCGAGGCCGATGCGGGCGGTCGGGTCACCGGGACGTACTACCTCGTCCGGAACCTGGTCGTGATCCCGAGTGCCGCCATCGGCGGGTACCTCTGGGATTACGTGAGTCCGGAAATCGCCTTCACGCTCGCTGCCGTAATCGGTGTCATCGGGACCGGTTATTTCCTCGTCTTCGGCGAGGAGTTCGAGGCGTATCGATAGTCGCTCGCGGTTGAGCTACATTCGCGGATCGTCCCGCTTATTCGGCACGAGCCCCGAGAGCCGGAAGAATGCAGTGTCGGCAATGCGCCGCGGAACTCGACCGCCCGGGCGATTACTGCCTGGTATGTCACACGGCCAATGCCGACGTGGTAGTTCTGGAACTCGACCGAGAGCGCGCCCGAGTGACGACGATCGACGACGAAGAGATCCTCGGGCGACGCGTCGTCACGACGACTCCGGAGACGGGGGAGTTGAACGGCGTCGAACTACGGAACTTCGCCGGCCAGATCGTCGACGAAGTCCACCGCAAGCGCCCCGAAGAAGTGTACGTCACGGGCGATCGGACGGTCATCGATGCCGTGCGCGCGCAGTTGCATTACGAGTGTTACCGCGTCGAAGGCAATGATCCAGTCGAGCGGGTGATCGAGCGCCGCGGAGAACCCGCCCTGGAAGTCGTCGAGGCCAGCGCGGCCGAGAAGATCGGCGGCACCCACTCGACGTTGATCGGCGATCGAGACGGCAAACGAGCGATCGAGACGGTTGCCGGCCACCCCCACGTCAAGAAGATTATCCCGGGACCGATCGATGCGAGCGGGTCGAGCGCTCGTGGCGGCGTCCGTGCGAAAGCGACCCGAGCCGATCAGGGCGGCAACGTCCGACTCCTGATCCGGGACGGCTCCAGCGTCCAGGAGAACCGCGTCGTCACGACTGCAGGCGATCGAGAACTCGGCGAACACGTCCGGGCTGACCTCAACGAGGCGTTGCGGGAGGCCGACCTGGCGGAGTGATGGGTCACGAGCCGGGTTGGAATCCGGCCACGGTTCAACAGGTGGTCGGATACGGATCTGGGGCGCGATTCAACAGGTGATCGTGTACGGATTTGGGCCGAACTCAACAGGTTTATGGGCGCGCTCGCGTGATCAGATAGTACTATGGCCGAACGAGGAGAGACCGGCAGCGCCGGCCGGTTCGGCGCGCGCTACGGGCGGGTCGCCCGACGTCGCGTCGCCGAGATCGAGGAGAACATGCGCGACGAACACGAGTGTCCCGAGTGCGGCGAGGAGCGTGTCTCGCGGCAGGGAACGGGCGTCTGGGAGTGTGGCTACTGCGGCTACACGTTCACGGGCGGCGCCTACAGTCCCCAGACTCCGGGTGGCCGGACCGCCGAGCGGTCGATCCGCGCGGCACTGGCCGAGACCACAGAGGAGGAGTGACATGGCCTACAAGTGCTCGCGCTGCAAACGCGACGTCGAACTCGACGAGTACGGCGGCGTCCGCTGTCCCTATTGTGGGCACCGGGTCCTGCTGAAGGAGCGTTCCCGCGACGTCAAAGAGATCGGCGTCCAGTAAGACGGTTCCAGTCGGATGGACCACGAAGCAGTTCTCACCTTCGAGTATTCTGACCCCGACAGCGCCCGCCTCGTCGAGCGCAGTGTGGCTCGAGAAATCGGCGAGATCGGTGGCGACCGGACGCGGACGCGGATCGGCCGGGTAGACAACACGCTGACGCTGACCGTCGAGGCGGCGGACCTGATCGCACTTCGCGCCGGGCTGAACACGTGGACGGGACTCGTCGCCGTCGCCGAGGAATCTGGGGCGGTTCATCCGGCCAGTGAACAGCTCAAGGACGCCCATCCACCCGATTGAGGACGGTCCTGTGGCTATCGGACCGCTGAGAGAGGTCGTCTCTGTATCTGACAGTCGAATCTGGGTCCTCGGTCGGCAGTTTTATGCGGTGGTTCGACCTGTCCCAGCACATGACGGCGGGGTACT contains these protein-coding regions:
- the psmA gene encoding archaeal proteasome endopeptidase complex subunit alpha: MQGNQQQQAYDRGITIFSPDGRLYQVEYAREAVKRGSASVGVRTEEGVVLAADRQARSPLIERDSIEKTHKIDDHIAIASAGHVADARKLIDFARRRSQVNRLRYDEPMGVESLTKAITDTIQEFTQTGGARPFGVALIVGGMEDGEPRLFETDPSGTPYEWSALAVGGGREEIQEYFEDNYEDGMTLEQGVGLALEGLAEPNDDGLDPDGVDLQTVDEEGVLGVSQDVIEEHLEERDLLGGDDE
- the psmB gene encoding archaeal proteasome endopeptidase complex subunit beta produces the protein MNPNLNLSPHDSGRPDPYAPELGSIATDEGDAENVTKTGTTTVGLATEDGVVIATDRRASLGGRFVSNKNVVKVEQIHPTAAMTLVGSVGGAQSFIRTLRSEASLYETRHGDPMSIDALATLAGNFARGGPFFAIHPILGGVDDEGSQVYTIDPAGGVMADDYAVTGSGMQLAYGTLEGEYDTEMSIADARDLAAKAVQAASERDTGSGNGLVIAEITDEGVEIEEFDDLDDAI
- the truD gene encoding tRNA pseudouridine(13) synthase TruD translates to MRQAHPIERAVGMEYYVSDSDGVGGHLRREPAAFGVREREAFDVEPIDAEPGAYPHVVFRTTLSGWDTNDFASVLSDHLGMSRERVSWAGTKDKHARTTQLFSVAKVDPANLEAIDLSDVEIEILGRSGRPILFGDLAGNEFEIRISEPDDPEQVDAILDELAAFGGDGDEHSTEANDGSIRIGVPNYFGQQRFGSERPVTHEVGLAIARGDWKGAVLAYVGNPHEREREDTREARAFVAETEDWAGALDRLPNRLGYERSMCHRLAENGAEEPEDFRAALETVPTNLQRLFVNAAQSYAFNRILSARLDRELPFDEPVAGDVVCFADSDAPDGLALPDTDRTQRVTAENVGTIRRHCERGRAFVTAPLLGTKTELADGEPGEIERAVFDELGINPADFDLPGEFHSKGTRRAILLRTDVSVEHDPLTLSFALPKGSYATVVLREITKADPADL
- a CDS encoding MFS transporter, whose amino-acid sequence is MPDEQAETAGPIDAFRSFFALRRDVLVLSLAMFAFSLGFQMTSRYLPEYMTALGASGFVVGLYGTFGNIISAVFPYPGGAISDRIGSRYALTLFGFLSTLGFAIWLVAGQFDAFTIAGVTIEPWVWIFVGLLLAQAWKSFGLGATFAVVKQATEPSRLAAGFASTETFRRVAFLVGPVLAAVLIGLHPEFTVSFQYVLAVAVVFGAVGTLVQHVLYDASEDTVGDSFAGIEQIRADLREMPAALRPLLVGDTLVRFANGMVYVFFVLVVTRLSEVGLETTLSVGGFSYAVDLSPAAFFGILLGVEMLVALLVMAPAAKAAEYVGLKPVVALGFAVYAIFPVVLINAPATATAMVAVFAFSGLRFAGLPSHKALIVGPAEADAGGRVTGTYYLVRNLVVIPSAAIGGYLWDYVSPEIAFTLAAVIGVIGTGYFLVFGEEFEAYR
- a CDS encoding DUF2103 domain-containing protein, with protein sequence MQCRQCAAELDRPGDYCLVCHTANADVVVLELDRERARVTTIDDEEILGRRVVTTTPETGELNGVELRNFAGQIVDEVHRKRPEEVYVTGDRTVIDAVRAQLHYECYRVEGNDPVERVIERRGEPALEVVEASAAEKIGGTHSTLIGDRDGKRAIETVAGHPHVKKIIPGPIDASGSSARGGVRAKATRADQGGNVRLLIRDGSSVQENRVVTTAGDRELGEHVRADLNEALREADLAE
- a CDS encoding 50S ribosomal protein L37ae — protein: MAERGETGSAGRFGARYGRVARRRVAEIEENMRDEHECPECGEERVSRQGTGVWECGYCGYTFTGGAYSPQTPGGRTAERSIRAALAETTEEE
- a CDS encoding DNA-directed RNA polymerase subunit P — translated: MAYKCSRCKRDVELDEYGGVRCPYCGHRVLLKERSRDVKEIGVQ
- a CDS encoding KEOPS complex subunit Pcc1, giving the protein MDHEAVLTFEYSDPDSARLVERSVAREIGEIGGDRTRTRIGRVDNTLTLTVEAADLIALRAGLNTWTGLVAVAEESGAVHPASEQLKDAHPPD